The Narcine bancroftii isolate sNarBan1 chromosome 6, sNarBan1.hap1, whole genome shotgun sequence genome window below encodes:
- the LOC138736217 gene encoding uncharacterized protein — MLPAAPRSRPGALAEAVRRGDLRQCARWLQHDRSLLHARGWNGLTPLHHAALRGHKELAHLLLEHGADTNIPNDAGETPFHFACRRGEVYVMDWMVKKGADILAVDHQGKTALHQAVSGGSITAIRYLEEMRRFDFHDSDKFLQTPLHIATSIGNEDVVKYLLRGTRCSVGAVDHWGMTPLHVAAHTGSVNLCWMLMVEAGISALQLTNKDGFTPLDLAKRGKSHRHREMVKLLTEYSKKMKNGKPKDPFGLYYGSLIFPSILSAFVFLITSHLGEYGGIFSAVAFAVLARIIFCQYHRISHYSRLPNPVFLGTFAAGIFHSLYCFYYKILPALWPAKKLLCCMTLLATLLLWMFKELLTKDPGRRQESTSGSKNLTIRQLIETNENPSRFCIHCEMVQPEGTKHCKLCNDCMENFDHHCLFLMKCVAKRNQRLFVLFLLEILASHLMFVTSALYFLHLRLNMNAEQFLKVFGCQPWVTGLTLMNSATILWELNVLKNQLMAISVNSSTACRERAAGVASTWRHLLRNITVFLIFGNRLQTSHIKFSNQF, encoded by the exons ATGTTGCCGGCTGCCCCTCGCTCGCGCCCTGGCGCCCTGGCCGAAGCCGTGCGCAGGGGGGACCTCCGGCAGTGTGCCCGCTGGCTGCAGCACGACCGCTCGCTGCTCCACGCCCGAG GTTGGAACGGTCTCACTCCACTACACCATGCTGCATTACGTGGCCACAAGGAATTGGCACACCTTCTGCTAGAACATGGGGCTGATACTAACATCCCAAATGATGCTGGGGAGACGCCCTTTCATTTTGCCTGCAG GCGTGGAGAGGTGTACGTGATGGACTGGATGGTGAAGAAAGGAGCTGATATTCTGGCTGTGGATCATCAAGGGAAGACAGCGCTTCACCAGGCAGTCTCCGGTGGCAGCAT AACTGCCATCCGTTACCTGGAGGAGATGCGGCGCTTCGATTTCCACGACTCAGACAAGTTTTTGCAAACCCCTCTGCACATTGCGACGTCAATCGGCAATGAGGATGTCGTTAAGTATTTGCTGAGAGGCACG AGGTGTAGTGTGGGAGCAGTTGACCATTGGGGAATGACACCCTTGCATGTGGCAGCCCACACAGGGTCGGTGAACCTCTGCTGGATGTTGATGGTGGAAGCTGGGATCTCCGCCCTGCAGCTGACAAATAAGGATGGATTCACTCCACTGGATCTGGCAAAGCGAGGGAAGTCGCACAG ACACAGAGAAATGGTAAAGCTTTTGACTGAATACAGtaagaaaatgaaaaatgggaagcCCAAAGATCCCTTTG GCCTGTACTACGGAAGTCTGATTTTCCCATCGATTCTGAGTGCATTCGTATTTCTTATCACCAGCCATCTCGGGGAATATGGAGGCATTTTCAGTGCAGTTGCCTTTGCTGTTCTGGCCAGGATAATTTTTTGCCAGTATCATAGGATCTCTCATTACTCCAG GTTACCTAACCCCGTGTTCCTTGGCACCTTCGCTGCAGGGATCTTCCATTCTTTGTACTGCTTCTACTACAAGATCCTGCCTG CTCTCTGGCCAGCAAAGAAGCTGTTGTGTTGTATGACACTGTTGGCTACCCTTTTGTTGTGGATGTTCAAGGAACTGCTAACCAAAGACCCTGGGAGGCGACAGGAATCTACTTCTGGATCAAAGAATTTAACAATTAGGCAGCTGATTGAAACAAATGAGAATCCGTCCAGATTCTGCATTCATTGTGAG ATGGTTCAGCCTGAAGGCACGAAGCATTGTAAACTCTGTAACGACTGCATGGAGAACTTTGATCACCACTGCCTCTTCCTCATGAAATGTGTGGCCAAGAGAAACCAGCGACTCTTTGTTCTGTTTCTCCTGGAGATCCTCGCCTCTCACTTGATGTTCGTCACGTCAGCTCTGTACTTTCTACACCTTCGACTCAACATGAATGCTGAGCAGTTCCTGAAGGTCTTCGGGTGCCAACCTTGGGTGACAGGGTTGACCCTCATGAACAGTGCCACCATCCTGTGGGAACTCAACGTGCTGAAGAATCAACTGATGGCGATCTCCGTAAACTCCAGCACTGCCTGCAGGGAGAGGGCAGCTGGAGTGGCCTCCACATGGAGACATCTTTTGAGAAACATTACCGTGTTCCTCATCTTTGGGAATAGGCTGCAAACCAGTCACATAAAATTCTCAAATCAGTTTTAA